Below is a window of Aquarana catesbeiana isolate 2022-GZ linkage group LG11, ASM4218655v1, whole genome shotgun sequence DNA.
ccatggtaactTGTAGCCTTCattcagtgattcctgtactgactccgcctcctgaaactcctcctctcagcacctctgtaggtcAGAAGACACTGTGAAATGTTTGACATAGCAGTGCCTACTTACAGGACATAGTGAATAGGTGTCACAAGGAGTAAGCGTGTGGGGGTCGTGACAGAGTgagtttttttaaatcataaaaaatatgtttattgaatAAACCATGACATGCACATCAAAAATTACACAAAATGAGGTATGATacaaaacagaaacaaacaaaaaagttacATAAGAAATGACACTCAGCGCTAAAGTGGTATGCGTTTACATAGGAAAGCTGAACGCCTGTTTAAGGATATGCACATGGTAACGCTTCAAATATGCTAGCTTTTTTCTGCCAGgaattggcagaaaaaatgctgatAATGGTGTGTAAGTCTATGCGTGTACACATGTATCGTGTTCAGTGTAAGTGCCTTCAACTGCCCAGCatcttaatttattctggccattggaataaaTTTACATGTGCACTTATGCACATTTAGATGCATTTTTGCACATAAAAAACACTGATAATCTTTACGCCAAACACATGTattgggcatttatttatttttttcctctgagTGCTGCATACAAATTCGAAGAACATTCTCATAAtgtttaaattgcatttgaaagattttgtttgcttttcacatgtgattttggaatgaatggatttTACCAAAAACCAAATACACTATTAGAAATTTGTTTTGAGAAAAATTATCCATCCTCCTGTCACTGCGGTTGAAAAGGAATGtcaatttgacccactaatgattggaaaaatgaacaaactttcttagaacattcttttcctaagGATTTTCGATCAAAAATCTATGGCCAGATTTAGCAGCATTTTCTAAGTTGCGTATATACGAGGCCctttgccgcgtacacatgaccggactttacggcatacttggttcggcggaccggaggccgtcggacaattcgatcgtgtgtggactccccaaaagttcgatggacctagaaatgaaacatgtttcaaatctttttgacggactcaagtcgtacgtcatcacatacaaatctgtcagactttggttgatcgtgggtaggcaagtccgttcattcggaaagtccgtcgtaaagtccgcaggacaaagtatgccgtaaagtccggtcgtgtgtacgcggcataagtgttaccaATTACTTATCATGAATGCACTTAAGATAATGCATAAAGATATATTTGATATAGATATGCAGTATTTGATACTAGGTACTTCAAATACTTATACACTAGATACTTCAAATCACCTGTCAGTCATATAAACTCTTTGCAAATTGAGTTACTTGAGAGTAGTTCAGGAGCAGATTATATTGTACCCTTTGAGATGGGTCATGCTGGAGGGTATgaattcatatacagtatgtaacctGGACAAAAAGTtgacttaggcctcttgcacatgagaGGTCGGATTGGGTCCGTCTGTCCGTATTTCAGCCGGACATGATCGAACCCTTCATTCTTCTCAATGGAGCGCCAGACATCAATGGACTTGGGACTGTTTAAACCCGGCTACCTCCAGGCCCAATCCGGcaaaaaaatggaaggggatccgCTCCCCTCCGTCTAGCCGGAACGGACAGCAGTACatccagctgcccatagagcagagtgggctgtgtccgtgtccaatCTGCATAAGCAGAGTGGGCAAAAACCTGTCATCCGGATGATGcgctcagctcagcaggggataAGCATACGTTAGCACCTATAGGTACATTCATTTGGTGGAAGCACCACGTGCGGCAGTATACTGAGGCCAGAGTGTCCAAACAGACACATGGACAACACCGCAAATGAGGATTTTTGAAGCTGGGTGGGATGAGCCTGATGGCTAAGAAAATTGTTTTGGTTTTTGATATACAGTACTTTAACATTTAGCAAGAATATGCACCCTTTATCACATAAGGCGTTTTTTTGTCTCTAAAATGTGTGTTAAACTATGGTTTTTTAGATGGTGGTTGACAATAGGTTGCCTTCCAAGGATAACTTTCCTTATCAACTTTtagtgtgtatttttttaaatgaggaCAGTGTGTTAGAAAAGCCTTAAAAACATCAGAGCTAACTACACAGTAGCAGTGGATTTCCTCCAGCTGAAGGCACTTTGTCGCTATGTCAATCAAAGCTGAGTTGAGTCCActagaggaggtggtctgtaccaCAAGCTTCCTGAGGGTTTTCACATAGTGTTCACTGACAAATGCTAGTTGTCTTGTCATTTCATTGTAAGTGTTGAGCTGTAATGTAGATATAGGTATATTCGGCTTTAGGATTCGTGGAATTTTCCATGCTGGGACAGTATGGTCCAACTCCATATCCACAGACAGAGAAGGTTGGTGTTGATGAAGTGCTTCCCAAACCTCATCAGAAATAGCAGGGAGGTACTTATCAAGACGTTCACACAAGATATCCAGATGTTTAAAGGGTGGTCTTTCTGGCTTCATAAGTTCCCGGAATACATCTTCTGAAAGACTGGAACAAAAGGCACCTAGAACAGTCAGCTTGGGACACTTTTGTAAGACCTCTATAAGTGTGTCAGGAGTCACtttgcaaaccaatgttctattgttGATGTACAAGCTACGGAGATTTGGACTTCCTGTAGCAATGAGCCTTGTAAAACCATCGCTGAGAGTAAATGGAAGCTTTCTTAAGTCAATGTGATGGAGGTCTACTTTGCTTTCCTTACGGCACAGTTCCATAATGCTGTCCAAAATTTCTAAGCCGGAGTAAAAAAAAGGGTTCTCCCCACAACACGTGATGGTCAGACTCTGTAACTTTTTGCCCTCTTTGGCCAAACAGTTAAGCATCTGGATGACATTATTTCTATTTGCTTCTATGGATTGGTCAAACACAATCTTCAGTTGTCTAATCTGACCAAGGAAATCTTGCAAGCCATCTAGGGACTGTAGCTGATCCTCGGTTATCCAGctacaaaagaaagaaaatacaggATGTGACTGAAATATTGATAGCGTTACCTGCACACAGTACATCTGAGGAACATTTAAAAGGAACAGTTACTCTTGATGAATGTATGATGATCTGCTAGTTGCTGAACTGACATGTTGGTCCTTTGCTTTCCATCCAAGCCCTCTTGACCACATAGTACTAGCATATGGTGCATATTTGGCATACCTTTCTTTTGTCAGTAAGAATGCCAGTACCTACACATGCATGTTGCAAACTGTGGTGGAACACCAAGATACATTATTGGTTAGGCGTGTGGCTAGACCTTGCATTTGCGTTTACAGTAGAAACAGTTTTAATATACCAAGCATGGTTCCTGTGGCCTAACTGTCCCCTGACATCTAGTATAAGGTTTtagatgtagccaggagctggctaatgcTGCCTGCATTGTCAGGAGACACTGTGCAGCGCTGCTGCTGTGGAGCTGTTCTCTTCTATTGTTCAGCTGGactctgtgttgtcatatcctgaaGGTAGGGTAACCGAGTTCTCTAAGAAAAgaaaagcatcttgggacatgtagtccatagAGTTATGATCTGCATTCAGTTGGACTGGTTCAAACTACAAATACCAGCCGGCTGGAGAGGAAGAACAGGATGCTGGGAGAGGTGATAAAAGGCCTGTGTGCGGGCGGGATCTGCCTCTTGGGACCCTGGCCTGGAAGCTGATAGCAAGTGACTGTGTTGGTGTGTGCTGTGGCCGAGTCATGTCCTGTGCTGTAGAGAGAGCGTCATCGCATGTGGGTGCAGGGGCATCTGTTGCCAGCTACCTCTGTCCGACCAGCAGCGATCTGGAGGTCGCTCTTTGCACGTCCATGCCAGATCCAGCCGGGCTGAAACGTGGTGCGTCACCGGACTGCTGTATCCTTGAGCAGGGCTCCCTCAAGGCCTATTGCCGAGGCCCACGTTGTGTCCACTACCAAGAGTCATTGGGACTGGTGAGCAggcatttgcccattcttctatcaaagacactgcatgcagacatcacTGCTTATCCCTTTGCCTAAGCCTGTAGAAGGGAGTGGTTTGACACAAAGGCGGTCACCCCTCTGCCCTCCTCCTGCCTGTTCCCATAGGTCCATCCGTATAGAGTATTATTTGAAAATCTTTTCACTGTACAACCAAATATTGCTTTTGTGTTATTGTTTTATATCATTGTCACTATTGTGTTTTCTTGTTACTGTGAAACTTCCCCAGGGGTCAAGTTTAAACCACTGCGGATTTATGCTCCTAGCTTTTCAGTAAACACTATCCAACTTTTGCATCTAAAGTGTGTTTGTTTATAACTCTCATCATTGAGAAATGTCTGAGCCCAGGATGTCAGAGGTGTCAGAGGGCTTGCATggtcggggcaaccagtggggtacagactCAGcaagcagtggtcttcaaactgctgCCCGGAGGCCCTTTGCTTGAGTTTATCGgggccttggggcactattcctcccactgccaactgacatcaacaatggggcaccatttctcccactgacaccaaaaataggCCACTATCCCCCcccatgataccaacaatggggcactaatattccccctaataccaaatgtggtgatgtttactcccaccaATGCCAGGGAAATTTCCACTCTCACTGGCCAAAGTCcagtccccctaaaatctataatacacttgccctttgtttagaaagattggagacccctgtcctactGGAAACCTAGTACATATAGCACTTGGTCCCCTTCGAGTCTGTCCCTCGGTTGCTAAGCAGCCTGGTTGGACATTCCTCCCCTGCTCTGGAGACCAGCACTGCCATTCATAAAGATCACACAGTGCTCGGTATAAAAGATAATAAATTGGAGGCTGTTTATACACTTATTTGCTATGTTTCTTGTACATTAATCTCTTAAGGACCGCCgcgcgcagatatactgcggcaggatggccctCCTGCGTAAAATCATGTACAGGCACGCGTGAGGCAccggcgacctgctcccgctgtgattggacacagtgggagccaatcagcaggtccattgaacgcgatgtccaccgggacccgccaATCGTTCTCTGGAGaggtggagaggcagaacggcgatctgcctatgtaaacaaagcagactgcTATTCTGTGagaaaggaaaatggagatcttgtgtttctgctaagtatAATTGGAGACTTACATGTGCATGTACTGTTCTTGCGCTATATTATGTGAAatattcttttcctttttccctatggctgattttttttttcctttttccctatgGCTGATGGTATGTGTAATGCTGTTGTGGAAAGTGATTATCACTGAACTGTATTTGACTGTCTAAAGTTCAATAAAGAAcctgtttgattaaaaaaaaaataaataaataaagatcacACAGCCTGTAGTGCTTTGTTTCTTTCTGAGGCTGCTTTTACACATACACAGTCCTAGCAGATGGATCACACATTCCTGCAGCGCTGAGCaacggatgaaaggtttagcactggaaaacactttttgatagataaaaagtgcattttatatacatctatatagatcagaccaaaatgggggacaaatgaggagaaaagagggacagagggacattgctccaaatttagggacagtccctctaaatcagggacagttgggagctatgtatatgcaatatacagtgtggaaaataatgatttgataccctgcagattttgtaaatttgcccacttacaaagaaatgaagggtctataattgttatcatctgtgtattttaaatgatagagacagaatatcaaccaaaattccagaaaaaaaaaaaacacacgatacaaatgttataaatcaagttgcagttcagtgagtaaaataagtatttgatccccaaggaaaacatgacttagtacttagtgaACTACTActtgttggtaagcacagaggtTTTGGGAGGGAAATtacagtttaaagcagagttccacccaatagtggaacttccgctcattggtctcctctccccctctgatgccacattgggcaccttttaggggggagcatATACGactggtatcctgtccccacttccgggagtccgggctgcAGCAAATTACGTCAGAGTCTCAGCTCccttctcctccttcccccaccgccgggccagtaggagagcgcagcgtagcctcgcgcatgcacagtagggacccggcgtgaagccgtaatgctgcCCTGCCAgattcccttaccagcaatggcggtggcagcacccgacagctgatggaaacagctgcagtgccgacattgctggaccccaggacaggtaagtgtcttattattaaaagccagcagctgcagtacatgtagctgctggcttttaatttttgcaggggtgggagTATATCATCTTCCCATAATTTCTTGCAAAGCAGATTTCagacaagtggggggggggggggggggggttaagcactGTGAACCAATTGAGCTATATTTCATTGCTGGCGGaggaattttttttaaagagaagaatggggttcttaaaaaaaaatttaattaaaaaaaaaaaaaaaaaaaaaaaaaggaaaaccctgattactcagttctcggtcttcagtgagcagagtcactgtcagtcaccagctctgtgcTCTGCCCATCCAGAGCTCActggagaggctgagccagcttccAATCCAGGCTCTCTGGGTGgactttctgcactcctgtgatctattggagaagtagggccaaaaaagctttggccctacttgTCCTTTAAGCTTCGTTGACATATATATGGTGCAGGAAATGCAGCGAATCCTATGCGTTTCCTgcactgcactgaaattgcacagCGTTCATGCGAACTGCAGGGGGATCAATGTTAAGTTAAGGACACCCCAAAATGGTATGAaaaatgcgatccgattccagtgcgggaaaaaggggttctgcaccttttttgtgcgaatttggtgcgatttgagcctcACAAATGGATGGTTAAAattgcaccgcacagacattgcacgtgatttgaataggaatgcggtgcgattcctatcCAAATCACATGCGGTGATATATGTGAACCCAGCACCTAGCAGCttacaagatgaaaaaaaaaatctaagcaaTGTGATCGCGTTCTTTTATTGTCCAGTGAGCTGGCAGGCAACATAAAAAGCTCTGAAGCCTCAATATTTGAATAGTGATGTCAACCAGGTGGCTATGCAGAGGGTGTCTGAATCATATATCCTGATGTTTAAGGTTTTGGAACACGTCAGCTCTTTGAGTTTGTTTCAACATCGAATCCTTCTTTATCTATTTGCCTTCATTAAAATAATTTAGATAATGGTAAGGATTTGCAACTaagcgcagaaaaaaaaaattgtttatagcCTGGAAATGTATAAAGAAGAACTCAGCTTAAGTGTCCTAGCAAAGTCTTGGGAGTATTCCACTCAGGCTTctggaggtacataaatggcctacacctatagcaagggaattattcaactttagtcaaagctgcagagtttgtttttatctacaaacaccccttacctgcatagacagttttttggtttttttaaataaataaaaaaatgaccctTTGATTTCAGACTGTACCCTGCAGTACTACTGTTCCACCACTAgctgtcctcagtcttccaggttgaatgacagcCAGCATATATTAACACACTTCCTCTGCGGCCAGGTTGTCATGGATTCGCCCAAGTCTCtgaatggacagtgaaagtagAAGAAGCACAGTGATCAGTTTATCTCCCCATCACTCTGCTtgctcttcctatcagcatgcccctGGGTTGGCACATTGTACGTTTCCTTTAAAGTGCAAGtttagcccaaacttttttttttttgttagcgtaGGGAAGTACTGTGTTGCATCCCTGTTGAAATTGTATTTGGTCCTATGTACTTACATACGGGTACTGTAAATTATAGTATGAACATGAAAGGTACATTGTGTCAGCAGAGACTATGGCTGTCATGGGCCATCGTGGCCTAATTCTGGCCTCATAGGCCAATATCAGCTCTCCAGTTCTCAGAATCACAGGTGAAATAATCAACATTCTTCTATGGCTGAAAAAGTTCtaaagttaggtccatatatacttggacacaagcacaattttcatacttttggccctgtatgccaccagaataaaattaaaactaaacaatccaaataaatttgaagtgcagactttcagctttaaatcaaggggttgaacataaatatcaagtacaaattttaggaactacaaccatttttatacacatacctaccattttcaggggctcaaatgtaattggacaaattaatataatcataaataaaatgttcatttttaataatttgttgagaatcctttactggcaatgactgtctgaagtctggaacccatggacattaccaaagacggggtctcctcctttctgatgctttgccaggctctaactgcagctgtcttcagttgttctttgtttgtgggtctttttgcatttagttttgcctttagcaagtgaaatgtatgctcaattgggttgagatcatgtgattgaaggaaaagaagtggtatattctgcaatggccgagtcaaaggctcctgggttgcttttgcagtgtgttttagatcattgtccatctgtactgtgaagcgctgtccaatcaactttgctgcatttggctgaatctgggctgacagtatatctctaaacactgtagaattcatccagctgcttctgtcttctgtcacatcatcaataaacaccaatctCCCAATGCCActtgaagccatgcatgcccatcccatcacactgcctccaccatgttttacagatgacattgtgtgctttggatcataaaCTGTTCCAAGCTTTcttcacacttttttcttcctgtcattctggtacagattaatcttagtttcatccgtccaaagattgcttttccagaactggtctggcttttttagatgttttttggcaaagtctaatctggcttttctattctttaggcttatgaatagtttgcaccttgtggtgaaccctctgtatttgcttccattaagtcttctcttgattgtagactttgacagtgatacacccacctcctggagagtgtccttcacttgtctggatgttgtaaatgggtttttctttaccatagagaggatcctgtggtCATCCACCACGGTTGTCTTCCATGGACATCCAGGTCTTTTTatattgctgagctcaccagtgagttcttctttcctcagaatgtaccaaactgttgatttggccgctcctaatgttgctgctatctctctgatggatttgtttcgtttttgaagccttacaatggcctgtttcacttgcatggacagctcctttgaacacatgatgtagggttcacagcaatagattccaaatgcaaatacctcaCTTAAAATTTACTCCAGAACTTTTTTCTGCTTAATTGATggagaaataacgaaggagtagcccacacctggctatGAAAGAGCTTtcgattcaattgtccaattacttttggccccttaaaacaggggatggctattcttaagagctgcaaTTCCTAATAAAATtctccgatttggatgtaaataccctcaaattaaacctgagagtgtgcactttcagcccatatacagtggggacggaaagtattcagacccccttaaatttttcactctttgttatattgcagccatttgctaaaatcatttaagttcatttttttcctcattaatgtatgcacagcaccccgtattgacagaaaaacacagaattgttgacatttttgcagatttattaaaaaagaaaaactgaaatatcacatggtcctaagtattcataccctttgctcagtatttagtagaagcacccttttgacctaatacagccatgagtctttttgggaaagatgcaacaagtttttcacacctggatttggggatcctctgccattcctccttgcagatcctctccagttctgtcaggttggatggtaaacgttggtggacagccatttttaggtctctccagagatgctcaattgggtttaagtcagggctctggctgggccattcaagaacagtcacggagttgttgtgaagccactcctttgttattttagctgtgtacgtagggtcattgtcttgttggaaggtaaaccttcggcccagtctgaggtcctgagcactctagagaaggttttcgtccaggatatccctgtacttgacctagggttgccacatcatccctttaatccaggacacattacacaggttctgaggctgatttaatgcagataaggcaccgagtgagtttaattaccaccttaatcagccacagaacctgtgtaattaatgtgtttcctggattaaagggatgatgtggccgcattcatctttcccttgattgcaaccagtcatcctgtccctgcagctgaaaaacacccccacagcatgatgctgccaccaccatgcttcactgttgggactgtattggacaggtgatgagcagtgcctggttttctccacacataccgcttagaattaaggccaaaaagttctatcttggtcttatcagactagagaatcttatttctcactatcttggagtccttcaggtgattttttagcaaactccatgcaggctttcatgtgtcttgcactgaggagaggcttccgtcaggccactctgccataaagctccgactggtggaggg
It encodes the following:
- the LOC141112553 gene encoding F-box/LRR-repeat protein 8-like isoform X1, with protein sequence MSEQWKYMPQDVLTQVFYYLPITDRRAVSQVCQSWASAVASNSVWHYTEICWITEDQLQSLDGLQDFLGQIRQLKIVFDQSIEANRNNVIQMLNCLAKEGKKLQSLTITCCGENPFFYSGLEILDSIMELCRKESKVDLHHIDLRKLPFTLSDGFTRLIATGSPNLRSLYINNRTLVCKVTPDTLIEVLQKCPKLTVLGAFCSSLSEDVFRELMKPERPPFKHLDILCERLDKYLPAISDEVWEALHQHQPSLSVDMELDHTVPAWKIPRILKPNIPISTLQLNTYNEMTRQLAFVSEHYVKTLRKLVVQTTSSSGLNSALIDIATKCLQLEEIHCYCVVSSDVFKAFLTHCPHLKKYTLKVDKESYPWKATYCQPPSKKP